A genome region from Cyprinus carpio isolate SPL01 chromosome B23, ASM1834038v1, whole genome shotgun sequence includes the following:
- the LOC109051894 gene encoding SPRY domain-containing SOCS box protein 4, with protein sequence MVTEGWFCVFEQEVDVILRSDWMGLTLCCWLKDGGPKKHHKSRSAFCQFSVAPPIRLAVLLDTPPVAPGNPRSQWSPTHLSTNLKVCPSGGRVSRARVEQSSDAVRGAVGTATGLHIWEVLWEEQQRGSHALLGVSTHKCTLQASGYTVLIGGDSCSWGWELSTNQLWHDGKAGRRYPGGGVRGVLSVPDRVLVVVDADAGTLGYVVDDCYLGVAFQDLPKGAELFPAVSCVWGGAQICLRYLCGMTRDPPALEALSRLSVRGALGGAGPRGRMLSVPSALQRLLLDTHTAEEEQ encoded by the exons ATGGTGACCGAAGGGTGGTTTTGTGTCTTTGAACAGGAAGTTGATGTTATTTTGCGATCTGATTGGATGGGGCTCACACTGTGCTGCTGGCTGAAGGACGGCGGTCctaaaaaacaccataaatcCCGATCAGCATTCTGTCAGTTTTCTGTAGCCCCACCCATTCGCCTGGCGGTGCTGTTAGACACGCCCCCCGTCGCCCCTGGAAACCCGCGGTCGCAGTGGAGCCCCACCCACCTGTCGACCAATCTGAAGGTGTGTCCATCAGGGGGGCGTGTCTCTCGCGCCCGTGTGGAGCAGAGCAGCGATGCGGTCCGTGGCGCGGTCGGCACGGCGACGGGGCTCCATATATGGGAGGTGCTGTGGGAGGAGCAACAGAGAGGAAGCCACGCCCTACTGGGTGTGTCCACACACAAATGCACCCTTCAGGCCTCAGGCTACACGGTGTTAATAGGCGGAGACTCCTGTTCCTGGGGCTGGGAGCTCTCGACCAATCAGCTGTGGCATGATGGGAAGGCGGGGAGGCGGTACCCTGGGGGCGGAGTCAGGGGCGTCTTAAGTGTTCCAGATCGTGTGTTAGTGGTGGTGGACGCAGACGCAGGGACGCTGGGATACGTGGTGGACGACTGCTATCTGGGCGTCGCCTTCCAGGACCTCCCCAAAGGGGCGGAGCTTTTCCCTGCAGTGAGCTGTGTTTGGGGAGGGGCTCAAATCTGCCTACGCTACCTGTGTGGCATGACAC GAGACCCACCTGCTCTGGAGGCTCTGAGCCGTTTATCTGTGCGGGGGGCCCTCGGAGGGGCCGGGCCCCGGGGCCGCATGCTGTCGGTCCCGTCTGCTctacagcgcctcctgctggacacacacactgcagaggaAGAGCAGTGA
- the eif4e2rs1 gene encoding eukaryotic translation initiation factor 4E family member 2 related sequence 1: protein MNQFEHLKEEDCGEQEMKDSNESDGGSVNNNNNNIRRKMVSPGAGEHPLQYNYTFWYSRRTPSRPANTQSYEQNIRQMGTVASVEQFWKFYSHLVRPGDLTGHSDFHLFKEGIKPMWEDEANKNGGKWIIRLRKGLASRFWENIILAMLGEQFMVGEEICGVVVSIRFQEDILSIWNKTANDQVTTSRIRDTLRRVLNLPPNTIMHHKKNNHTHN, encoded by the exons ATGAATCAGTTTGAACA TTTGAAGGAGGAAGACTGTGGTGAGCAGGAGATGAAGGACAGTAACGAGAGTGACGGAGGatcagtaaacaacaacaacaacaacatcagacgcaag ATGGTGAGTCCCGGTGCAGGTGAGCACCCGCTGCAGTATAACTACACGTTCTGGTACTCGCGCCGGACCCCCAGCAGACCAGCAAACACACAGAGCTACGAGCAGAACATCAGACAGATGGGGACGGTGGCGTCG GTGGAGCAGTTCTGGAAGTTCTACAGTCATCTGGTGCGACCCGGAGACCTGACGGGACACAGCGACTTCCACCTCTTCAAAGAGGGAATCAAACCCATGTgggag gaCGAGGCCAATAAGAACGGAGGGAAGTGGATCATCCGGCTGAGGAAGGGTCTGGCGTCTCGTTTCTGGGAGAACATCATCCTGGCCATGCTGGGCGAGCAGTTCATGGTGGGCGAGGAGATCTGCGGGGTCGTGGTGTCCATCCGCTTCCAG GAGGATATACTGTCCATCTGGAATAAAACCGCCAACGATCAGGTGACCACGTCACGGATACGAGACACGCTGCGGCGCGTGCTCAACCTGCCACCGAACACCATCatgcatcacaaaaaaaacaaccacactcACAACTAA